A genomic stretch from Pochonia chlamydosporia 170 chromosome 4, whole genome shotgun sequence includes:
- a CDS encoding ketoreductase (similar to Cordyceps militaris CM01 XP_006674519.1), translated as MDKILENPYVANVKSHIEQLGPVPQPVIGAFAGIGALWLGCKLFSYLQLILGSFIFTGHSLRKYGQAGSWAVVTGASDGLGKEYASQLAAKGFNLVLVSRTKSKLESLAKELEEKYNGKGLKIKIHAMDFAKDDDADYEKLAEVVRGLDVAILINNVGQSHSMPVSFLETPRDELQNIVTINCLGTLKVTQIVAPILKQRKHGLILTMGSFGGWTPTPYLATYSGSKAFLQQWSNALSSELADDHVDVYLVLSHLVTTAMSKVRRPSLLIPNARNFVKAALGKIGLGGYQTAPNTYTPWWSHSFMLWLIENVPGVNSPITIWYNKKMHLDIRRRALRKQAREAKKQ; from the exons ATGGACAAGATCTTGGAGAATCCGTACGTGGCGAACGTCAAGTCGCACATTGAGCAGCTTGGCCCAGTCCCACAGCCTGTAATTGGtgcctttgctggcatcGGTGCTCTTTGGCTGGGATGCAAGCTCTTCAGCTACCTCCAGCTCATCTTAGGCTCATTCATCTTCACAGGCCACAGT CTTCGCAAGTATGGACAAGCCGGGTCCTGGGCCGTCGTCACTGGGGCCTCAGATGGCCTTGGTAAGGAGTACGCCTCTCAGCTCGCCGCCAAAGGTTTCAACCTCGTCCTCGTTTCCCGAACCAAGTCCAAGCTCGAATCGCTCGCCAAGGAGCTCGAAGAAAAGTACAATGGCAAGGGTCTGAAGATCAAGATTCACGCCATGGATTTTGCCAaggacgacgatgccgacTACGAGAAGTTGGCCGAGGTGGTTCGCGGCCTCGATGTGGCTATTCTTATCAACAACGTTGGACAGAGCCACAGTATGCCTGTTTCCTTCCTCGAGACACCCAGAGACGAGCTTCAAAACATTGTGACTATCAACTGCCTTGGAACCCTCAAGGTTACGCAGATTGTTGCTCCTATTCTCAAGCAGCGCAAGCACGGATTAATCTTGACCATGGGCTCCTTCGGTGGTTGGACGCCCACTCCTTATCTTGCTACGTACTCCGGCAGCAAGGCCTTCCTGCAGCAATGGAGCAATGCGCTTTCTTCTGAGCTTGCAGACGACCACGTTGACGTCTACTTGGTTCTTAGCCATCTTGTCACCACTGCCATGAGCAAGGTCCGTCGCCCAAGTTTGTTGATTCCTAACGCCCgcaactttgtcaaggctgcttTGGGGAagattggtcttggaggcTACCAGACGGCTCCTAACACCTATACTCCGTGGTGGAGCCACTCGTTTATGCTGTGGTTGATTGAAAACGTTCCTGGCGTCAACAGCCCCATCACTATCTGGtacaacaagaagatgcaTTTGGATATTCGCAGACGGGCTCTTCGCAAGCAGGCTCGTGAAGCTAAGAAGCAGTAA
- a CDS encoding histidyl-tRNA synthetase, mitochondrial precursor (similar to Aspergillus terreus NIH2624 XP_001212352.1): protein MLSALNRRIYRIPVARTGPSLGVLFLRNFTTPSVPRLSTAIFAQQQEDEMATPDAKASKAPAVTLKTPKGTRDWSGQDMLLREEVFKMITDVFKKHGGTPLDTPVFELKEILAGKYGEDSKLIYDLQDQGGELCSLRYDLTVPFARWLAMNNIQAVKRYHIAKVYRRDQPAIARGRYREFHQCDFDIAGVYDAMIPDAEVLRIIVEVFEALQLGVTIKLNHRQVLDGMFAVAGVIPEKIRTISSAVDKLDKMSWEDVKKEMVEEKGLAPEVADRIGEYVRHSGTISETLELLKSREELVANEQVKRGLDDMTLLASYVKAFGIADKISFDLSLARGLDYYTGLIYEVINLPPKPEEGAASGKKSKKDDPASQVGSIAAGGRYDNLVGMYGKRQIPCVGISFGVDRIFTILEARRRKEGLKQRRDVDVYVMAFGGSGFTGLLTERMSVVQRLWSAGIRAEFSPKVKPKLPQQFKAAEGVPLGVILGEDELAAGQVRLKVLGQGENKGDEKPAEKDDGKLVSLDDLADEVKKLLI, encoded by the exons ATGCTGTCTGCGCTGAACAGACGCATATATCGAATCCCCGTTGCGCGAACAGGCCCGTCACTTGGTGTGCTGTTCCTTCGAAATTTCACGACTCCCTCGGTTCCTCGACTCTCGACCGCAATCTTTgcgcaacaacaagaagacgaaatggcgacaccagacgccaagGCGTCCAAAGCCCCAGCGGTTACGCTGAAGACCCCTAAGGGTACAAGGGATTGGAGCGGACAGGACATGTTGCTGCGTGAAGAAGTTTT CAAGATGATCACCGATGTCTTCAAGAAGCACGGTGGTACTCCCTTAGATACTCCTGTATTTGAGTTGAAAGAGATTCTTGCCGGAA AGTATGGCGAGGACTCCAAACTCATTTACGATCTGCAAGACCAAGGCGGAGAGCTCTGCTCTCTTCGATACGATTTAACAGTTCCCTTCGCCCgctggctggccatgaaCAATATCCAGGCTGTCAAGCGTTATCACATTGCCAAGGTCTACCGAAGAGACCAGCCAGCTATCGCTCGCGGCCGGTATCGCGAATTCCACCAGTGCGATTTCGACATTGCTGGTGTCTACGATGCCATGATTCCTGACGCCGAAGTTCTGCGAATTATCGTCGAGGTTTTCGAAGCTCTTCAGCTTGGAGTCACCATAAAGCTCAACCACAGACAAGTTCTAGATGGCATGTTCGCTGTCGCAGGTGTCATTCCGGAAAAGATTCGAACAATCAGCTCCGCTGTCGAtaagctggacaagatgtcGTGGGAAGatgtgaagaaggagatggtCGAGGAGAAGGGTCTTGCTCCTGAGGTCGCCGACCGAATTGGCGAGTACGTTCGTCACTCTGGCACCATCTCTGAAACGCTTGAGCTCCTTAAGTCCAGAGAAGAATTGGTCGCAAATGAACAAGTCAAGCGTGGTCTCGACGACATGACGCTTCTTGCTTCGTATGTCAAGGCTTTTGGTATTGCCGACAAGATTTCTTTTGATCTCTCACTTGCCCGCGGTCTCGACTACTATACTGGCTTGATTTATGAGGTCATCAACCTGCCCCCCAAGCCAGAGGAGGGTGCTGCGTCCGGcaagaagtccaagaaggACGACCCTGCCAGTCAAGTCGGCAGCATCGCTGCTGGCGGCCGTTACGACAACCTCGTTGGCATGTATGGCAAGCGCCAGATCCCTTGTGTGGGCATTTCTTTTGGTGTCGATCGTATTTTCACCATCCTGGAAGCTAGGCGGAGAAAGGAAGGCCTCAAGCAAAGGCGGGATGTTGACGTGTACGTCATGGCTTTTGGAGGCAGTGGATTCACTGGTCTCCTCACTGAGCGTATGTCAGTCGTTCAGAGACTATGGAGCGCCGGCATTCGTGCCGAGTTCTCCCCCAAAGTCAAGCCTAAGCTGCCGCAGCAGTTCAAGGCCGCAGAGGGTGTGCCATTGGGTGTAATTCTGGGCGAAGACGAGCTTGCCGCGGGTCAGGTCAGACTCAAGGTCCTTGGACAAGGTGAGAACAAGGGAGACGAGAAGCCTGcggagaaggatgatggAAAACTGGTGTCTTTGGACGATTTGGCGGATGAAGTCAAAAAGCTTCTTATTTAG
- a CDS encoding transmembrane domain-containing protein (similar to Metarhizium acridum CQMa 102 XP_007806346.1) encodes MDFVKSLLPEGKGILPYYMLVLSVISIGNCLQTYSTLHFTRRVYNGRFIRNTKLPPATATFNPEDSIDKLVPAQDDPKATDQMTPLAGRLFGTWTLITSIVRCYAAYNLHIGPVYNIAYWTYIVAFSHFASEKFIFKSMTFGLPQVFPFTLATCALIWMPLVRDHYVEIN; translated from the exons ATGGATTTCGTCAAATCGCTTCTCCCCGAGGGCAAGGGTATTCTACCCTACTACATGCTCGTG CTCTCCGTCATCTCCATTGGCAATTGCCTACAGACATACTCGACCCTTCACTTCACACGACGCGTCTACAATGGCCGCTTCATCCGAAACACAAAACTGCCACCCGCGACTGCGACGTTCAACCCCGAAGACTCCATTGACAAACTCGTGCCCGCCCAAGACGACCCCAAGGCGACAGACCAGATGACTCCCCTGGCCGGTCGGCTGTTTGGTACTTGGACTCTTATTACGTCCATTGTACGTTGCTATGCGGCGTATAACCTACACATTGGGCCCGTATACAACATTGCATACTGGACCTATATCGTGGCATTTAGCCATTTCGCCAGCGAAAAGTTCATTTTCAAGAGCATGACGTTTGGACTCCCGCAAGTCTTTCCCTTTACGCTGGCGACCTGTGCTTTGATTTGGATGCCCCTTGTTCGCGATCACTATGTTGAGATCAACTAG
- a CDS encoding galactose-1-phosphate uridylyltransferase (similar to Aspergillus terreus NIH2624 XP_001208787.1), with the protein MPDKILDDISHRRYNPLTDSWLLVSPHRTKRPWQGAQEAACYLCPGNARAAGDTNPKYDKTFAFVNDYSAVKEQQPDYEPDSKSNDLESMLLKAQSVKGVCYVLTFSPKHHLTLADMPAPEILPVIEHWTRIYANHLSSSNPLAKLADNLEVSLPKNEAPVPKDEYRYMQIFENKGSAMGCSNPHPHCQVWTTSTMPEEPGKELVQMTKYRANNGGRHLLEDYVKLELAKEERVLWQNESFVVVCPWWAVWPFEVLILPKRHIRSLVDFKPEERLHLAAAIQEVTRRYDNLFECSFPYSSGIHQAPLKGTDEEIENSYFHMHFYPPLLRSATVKKFLVGYELMAEPQRDITPEQATARLRNCGGELYRNNLK; encoded by the exons ATGCCTGACAAGATTCTTGACGACATCTCCCATCGGAGATATAATCCTCTCACTGATAGTTGGCTGCTCGTGTCGCCTCATCGAACAAAGCGGCCATGGCA GGGAGCTCAAGAGGCAGCT TGTTATTTGTGTCCTGGAAATGCCCGTGCTGCCGGAGATACAAACCCCAAATACGACAAGACTTTTGCTTTTGTCAATGATTACAGTGCCGTAAAAGAGCAACAGCCAGACTACGAGCCTGATAGTAAATCTAATG ATCTTGAATCCATGCTTCTCAAGGCACAGAGTGTCAAAGGCGTCTGCTACGTCCTTACCTTCtctccaaaacaccacctCACTCTCGCAGATATGCCCGCCCCCGAGATCCTGCCCGTCATCGAGCATTGGACTCGCATCTACGCCAACCACTTGTCCTCGTCCAACCCATTGGCAAAACTAGCCGACAACCTAGAAGTATCCTTGCCAAAGAACGAAGCACCAGTCCCCAAGGACGAGTACCGCTACATGCAGATCTTCGAAAACAAGGGCTCTGCGATGGGTTGTTCCAATCCCCATCCCCACTGCCAAGTGTGGACGACGTCAACTATGCCAGAGGAGCCTGGAAAGGAGCTCGTACAGATGACCAAGTACCGCGCAAACAATGGCGGCCGGCATTTGCTGGAGGACTatgtgaagctggagcttgccAAAGAGGAGCGCGTACTTTGGCAAAATGAGTCGTTCGTGGTTGTTTGCCCCTGGTGGGCGGTTTGGCCATTCGAAGTGCTCATTCTTCCCAAGAGACATATCCGTTCATTAGTTGACTTTAAACCCGAGGAGAGACTGCACCTTGCTGCGGCTATTCAGGAAGTTACGCGACGTTATGACAATCTCTTTGAATGCAGCTTCCCGTACAGTTCTGGCATTCACCAGGCGCCGCTCAAAGGAACGGACGAGGAGATTGAAAATTCCTATTTCCACATGCACTTCTATCCGCCGCTGCTGCGCTCTGCAACGGTAAAGAAGTTCCTCGTCGGGTACGAGCTCATGGCTGAGCCGCAGAGAGACATTACTCCTGAGCAGGCGACGGCTAGGCTTAGAAACTGTGGTGGGGAGTTGTACAGAAACAATTTGAAATAA